A portion of the Drosophila sechellia strain sech25 chromosome 2R, ASM438219v1, whole genome shotgun sequence genome contains these proteins:
- the LOC6608505 gene encoding uncharacterized protein LOC6608505, protein MVFQKGNIEFILESLETKCDHDYVEYFHKVPNTKLLYTFRVVKLAPAFTIDITVKVVKTQRIFYKMENIKGCDFLNNPLLFKLFGEVYNHLVVNSSYFKCPIKPKVYYLKNEGTVSMIPSIHPPGRFQLSMRVRMAESRAPFVMEMLWKYKIVRIK, encoded by the coding sequence ATGGTCTTCCAAAAAGGCAACATCGAGTTCATCCTTGAGTCTCTGGAGACGAAGTGTGACCACGATTACGTTGAGTATTTCCACAAAGTTCCAAACACGAAACTGCTTTATACCTTTCGAGTGGTCAAACTGGCACCTGCTTTCACCATCGATATAACAGTGAAAGTAGTTAAAACCCAGAGGATTTTCTATAAGATGGAGAACATAAAGGGCTGTGACTTTCTGAACAATCCGCTGCTCTTCAAATTGTTTGGCGAGGTCTACAACCACCTCGTGGTCAATAGCAGTTACTTTAAGTGCCCCATCAAGCCGAAGGTTTACTACCTGAAAAATGAGGGTACAGTGTCAATGATTCCCAGCATCCATCCACCTGGACGCTTCCAGCTGTCGATGCGTGTGAGAATGGCGGAAAGTCGAGCGCCATTCGTTATGGAAATGTTGTGGAAGTATAAAATTGTGCGTatcaaataa
- the LOC116800638 gene encoding LOW QUALITY PROTEIN: uncharacterized protein LOC116800638 (The sequence of the model RefSeq protein was modified relative to this genomic sequence to represent the inferred CDS: deleted 2 bases in 1 codon), protein MSVNSGHILYLCLFGLLFFVEEHEVISVICLNFVKYITHPQPISVQRGNAEYSLELLDTRCDHDFVEYFHRVPDSQILYTFRVVKLAPAFTISITIKVLKTHRIMYKIENFKGCEFLNNPVIFKMFGESYKTLMVNGSYFKCPIKPKVYYLKTDGIISMIPGVHPFGRFQLSMRVKMKESRKPFVMEMLLNYTIVRIK, encoded by the exons ATGTCTGTCAATAGTGGTCATATTTTGTATCTTTGCCTATTTGGCTTACTGTTTTTCGTAGAAGAACATGAGGTAATCTCagttatttgtttaaattttgtaaaa tatataacacATCCGCAGCCAATTTCCGTTCAAAGGGGCAATGCAGAATACAGTCTAGAGTTGCTGGATACCAGATGTGATCATGATTTCGTCGAATATTTCCATCGAGTGCCCGACTCTCAGATTCTATATACTTTTCGTGTCGTTAAGTTGGCCCCAGCTTTTACCATCAGTATAACAATTAAAGTGCTCAAGACACATCGAATTATGTACAAGATAGAAAACTTCAAGGGTTGCGAGTTTCTTAACAATCCTGtgatatttaaaatgtttggcGAGTCATACAAAACTTTGATGGTCAACGGCAGTTACTTCAAGTGTCCTATCAAGCCGAAGGTTTACTATCTGAAAACGGATGGCATTATATCCATGATACCAGGCGTCCATCCATTTGGCCGGTTTCAACTATCAATGCGTGTAAAAATGAAGGAAAGTCGCAAGCCATTTGTTATGGAAATGCTACTCAACTATACAATTGTGCgcatcaaataa
- the LOC6608506 gene encoding uncharacterized protein LOC6608506 → MESLVTSCDHNFVEYFRKAPDTVDIYTFRVVKPAKAFTIDFAVRVVKTKRVMYKIDNFDGCQFLMNPLMNRVFGTVYKRLVVNGSFFSCPIKPGVYYIRNEGSVAMLPVFQPPGRYQITMRVRMHESRHPFVMEMLWVYSVARIK, encoded by the coding sequence ATGGAATCCCTGGTGACCAGTTGTGATCACAATTTTGTGGAGTATTTTCGTAAGGCTCCCGACACGGTGGATATTTACACCTTTCGTGTAGTAAAACCGGCCAAAGCCTTTACCATCGATTTCGCTGTGAGGGTCGTGAAGACAAAGAGAGTTATGTATAAGATAGATAACTTTGATGGCTGCCAGTTTTTGATGAATCCCCTGATGAATCGCGTTTTCGGAACTGTATACAAACGGCTGGTCGTGAATGGTAGTTTCTTCAGTTGCCCCATCAAGCCGGGGGTATATTACATAAGGAACGAGGGTTCCGTGGCCATGTTGCCGGTGTTCCAGCCGCCTGGAAGATACCAAATCACCATGCGCGTCAGGATGCATGAAAGTAGGCACCCCTTTGTGATGGAAATGCTGTGGGTATACAGTGTAGCCCGAATTAAATAA
- the LOC6608507 gene encoding uncharacterized protein LOC6608507, with protein MIDHSISITVFVSLCVITMGTMAKEQKMKAVCLGLELKYNRSNVEYFGLVPGESSMMMINSTKWFKNIFLDNRIENAGSNRTIYNIKNLAICNFLNNRMMSKVYSVIYEGFVGNSTVFRCPVQPGVYYLSNSVREVEVPMFHPPGMFRLYVKLKAEKEGNMLTELNWRYRVRRI; from the exons ATGATTGACCACAGCATATCTATCACAGTTTTTGTGAGTCTTTGCGTGATTACAATGGGAACGATGGCGAAA GAGCAGAAAATGAAAGCGGTGTGCTTGGGCTTGGAATTGAAATACAATAGATCAAATGTGGAATACTTTGGCTTGGTTCCAGGTGAATCTTCCATGATGATGATAAACTCAACCAAGTGGTTTAAAAACATCTTTTTGGACAATCGAATTGAGAACGCGGGATCAAACAGAACCATTTACAATATCAAAAACTTGGCCATCTGTAACTTCTTAAATAATCGCATGATGTCCAAGGTATACTCGGTGATCTATGAAGGATTTGTGGGCAATTCCACGGTATTTAGATGCCCCGTCCAGCCAGGTGTCTACTACCTGAGCAATAGTGTCAGAGAAGTCGAGGTGCCCATGTTTCATCCACCGGGAATGTTTCGATTATATGTCAAACTAAAGGCTGAAAAGGAGGGCAATATGCTCACAGAGCTCAACTGGCGATATCGTGTTAGGCGtatatga